The Gymnogyps californianus isolate 813 chromosome 5, ASM1813914v2, whole genome shotgun sequence genome contains a region encoding:
- the NOXRED1 gene encoding LOW QUALITY PROTEIN: NADP-dependent oxidoreductase domain-containing protein 1 (The sequence of the model RefSeq protein was modified relative to this genomic sequence to represent the inferred CDS: inserted 3 bases in 2 codons; substituted 2 bases at 2 genomic stop codons) yields MDASRLQVVSHVPLLNPCCXCLSFWAKCXDLTEPFKSSQADEAVEGKEALMYLTRCCKGLAVNMGAHAIFFCKLLHDLRQSGTEKGLLTSLGDSHGLKVGIIGGGHLGKQLAXALPTLSWAPRPSIHVSARRPESLADLQKQGLTCFCDNAQLVAWADVAFLCCLPSHVPSVCSIVHRAIQKPCIVYSLVTAVPLLRLKQLLCYSAIVRPQYQCSGQEPVDELGAKGTVPAALRDPAAVQATCPCGSRGKIRVNAEWLVAIFYAALNNGMWQSLPHQKALKLLNDLCFPERCPICAEQKTSCPRFVCKSFVSKGFASSVTQEETSPWFDLTAAQLRESPFSQPPEKSDGLSSAILLYYTSSFGDWPTKQCGLISTKTSXTSAVVELGVTLDDKSPFSTAVSDIFSEIPEETADYDSKSS; encoded by the exons ATGGACGccagcaggctgcaggtggTGA GCCATGTCCCTCTTCTAAATCCTTGCTGCTGATGCTTGTCTTTCTGGGCCAAAT GGGACCTTACAGAGCCTTTCAAGTCCTCTCAGGCTGATGAAGCAGTAGAAGGCAAGGAGGCCTTGATGTATCTGACAAGGTGCTGCAAGGGGCTGGCAGTGAACATGGGTGCCCATGCCATCTTCTTCTGCAAACTTCTCCACGACCTCAG GCAGAGCGGGACTGAGAAGGGTTTGCTGACTTCCTTGGGGGACAGCCATGGCCTGAAGGTTGGGATTATTGGCGGGGGCCACCTTGGGAAGCAGCTGGCCTGAGCACTCCCAACGCTGAGCTGGGCTCCGCGCCCCAGTATCCATGTTTCCGCCAGGCGCCCTGAGAGCCTGG CAGACCTGCAGAAGCAGGGGCTCACGTGCTTTTGTGACAATGCTCAGCTGGTGGCCTGGGCGGATGTTGCgttcctctgctgcctcccGTCGCATGTGCCATCCGTCTGCTCCATTGTTCACCGTGCCATCCAGAAACCCTGCATTGTGTACAGCCTCGTCACTGCTGTCCCTCTCCTCAG GTTGAAGCAACTCCTTTGCTACAGTGCCATCGTGAGGCCGCAGTACCAGTGCTCCGGCCAGGAGCCTGTCGATGAGCTGGGGGCGAAGGGGACAGTCCCAGCGGCGCTGCGAgaccctgctgctgtgcaggcaACGTGCCCCTGCGGTTCCCGAG GGAAAATAAGAGTCAATGCTGAATGGCTGGTGGCCATTTTCTATGCAGCCCTGAACAACGGTATGTGGCAGAGCCTGCCTCACCAGAAGGCACTGAAATTACTCAATGACCTCTGTTTTCCTGAACGCTGCCCCAtctgtgcagagcagaaaacTTCCTGCCCACGGTTTGTGTGCAAGAGTTTTGTCAGCAAAGGTTTTGCCTCTTCAGTGACTCAAGAGGA aaCCTCCCCCTGGTTTGACCTGACAGCTGCACAACTGAGAGAGTCTCCCTTTAGCCAGCCGCCAGAAAAGAGTGATGGCTTGTCCAGTGCCATCTTGCTGTACTATACCTCATCCTTTGGAGACTGGCCTACAAAGCAATGTGGGCTGATCAGCACCAAGACATC TACTTCAGCTGTAGTGGAGCTTGGTGTGACATTGGATGACAAGTCTCCATTCTCCACAGCtgtttctgatattttctcagaaattccAGAGGAAACTGCTGACTATGATTCTAAATCATCATAA